Proteins encoded together in one Quercus lobata isolate SW786 chromosome 3, ValleyOak3.0 Primary Assembly, whole genome shotgun sequence window:
- the LOC115979786 gene encoding uncharacterized protein LOC115979786, with protein MCTLTGTEFVVACLRKHKLGKIKSSTLLVVVQNTKLKGEQPPGNEYQTLLLYLKSTITIPMSHAAKLISMSALTIQKLPMQLLRPKYSLLTVTKKNEQCIYASM; from the exons ATGTGCACCTTGACG gGTACTGAGTTTGTGGTTGCATGTTTAAGGAAACACAAGCTCGGGAAAATCAAATCTTCAACTTTATTAGTTGTGGTGCAAAATACTAAACTGAAGGGGGAACAGCCACCGGGCAATGAATATCAAACCCTTCTTCTGTATCTAAAGAG TACAATTACAATTCCAATGTCACATGCAGCCAAACTGATTTCAATGTCTGCTTTGACCATACAGAAGCTGCCAATGCAATTGTTGCGTCCAAAGTACTCTTTACTAACAGTGACAAA GAAAAATGAGCAATGC